The genomic interval CCATCTTGTTGCGGGTCTTGATGTCCCACAGACGGCAATTGTCGGGGCTGATTTCGTCGGCCAGAACGATGCGCATCAGGTCGCCTTCATAAAGGCGACCGCATTCGATCTTGAAGTCGACGAGCTGGATGCCGACGCCCATGAACAGGCCGGTCAGGAAGTCGTTAACGCGGATGGCGAGGCTCATGATGTCGTCGAGCTCGGCAGGGGTGGCCCAGCCGAAAGCGGTGATGTGTTCTTCGGAGACCATTGGGTCACCTAAAGCGTCATCCTTGTAGCAGAACTCGATGATCGAGCGTGGCAGCTGGGTGCCGGGTTCGAGACCGAGGCGCTTGACGAGCGAACCGGCCGCATAGTTGCGGACGATGATCTCGAGCGGGATGATCTCGACTTCCTTGATCAGCTGCTCGCGCATGTTGATGCGGCGCAGGAAGTGAGTCGGGATGCCAAGGCCGTTCAGCTTGGTGAAGATGAACTCGGAAATCCGGTTGTTCAGCACGCCCTTGCCATCGATGACTTCATGGCGCGCACCGTTGCCGGCGGTGGCATCGTCCTTGAAATACTGGACCAGAGTGCCTGGCTCGGGACCCTCAAACAGGATCTTGGCCTTGCCCTCGTAGATTTTGCGACGACGGTTCATGGGGAATCCGGACCATTCGAAAGGTAGGGGAATTTGGCCGCTTCATGCGCC from Devosia sp. 2618 carries:
- the purC gene encoding phosphoribosylaminoimidazolesuccinocarboxamide synthase; translation: MNRRRKIYEGKAKILFEGPEPGTLVQYFKDDATAGNGARHEVIDGKGVLNNRISEFIFTKLNGLGIPTHFLRRINMREQLIKEVEIIPLEIIVRNYAAGSLVKRLGLEPGTQLPRSIIEFCYKDDALGDPMVSEEHITAFGWATPAELDDIMSLAIRVNDFLTGLFMGVGIQLVDFKIECGRLYEGDLMRIVLADEISPDNCRLWDIKTRNKMDKDRFRENLGGLIESYREVAQRLGILVETDNALTTGPRLVQ